In Pontiella desulfatans, one DNA window encodes the following:
- a CDS encoding polysaccharide biosynthesis/export family protein → MFKGVVFSVLLFGVLVLLNGCSATGAKTVSAEEFSEKVDDGKAKVAALVAGDGIELSVEVDGRMEVAAHRATINHAGMVTLPLVGDVKIGGMTLAHARSAIYETYGAYFVNSPVIMINRVDDAAEGEWGFITVTGRVSQPGRIKIPSAKGMKLTAVIQEAGGFEASAKKSDIRVSRTSKDGRKIQVTVDYDEIGQEGNLQADIDLKDGDIVYVPERIF, encoded by the coding sequence ATGTTTAAGGGTGTTGTTTTTTCGGTATTATTGTTCGGTGTTCTTGTTTTGTTAAACGGATGCTCCGCAACGGGTGCGAAGACGGTTTCCGCCGAGGAATTTTCCGAGAAGGTGGATGATGGAAAGGCCAAGGTGGCAGCACTGGTTGCTGGCGATGGCATTGAGCTGTCGGTTGAGGTGGATGGCCGGATGGAGGTTGCCGCCCATCGCGCAACTATCAACCATGCCGGCATGGTTACACTTCCCTTGGTGGGCGACGTGAAGATTGGTGGCATGACCCTTGCCCATGCCCGTAGCGCGATTTACGAAACCTACGGAGCCTATTTTGTAAACTCCCCGGTGATCATGATCAACCGGGTGGATGATGCGGCCGAGGGCGAGTGGGGCTTCATAACCGTTACCGGACGCGTGTCGCAACCGGGAAGGATCAAGATTCCGTCGGCCAAGGGTATGAAGCTGACGGCGGTGATCCAGGAGGCCGGCGGTTTTGAGGCAAGTGCGAAGAAGAGCGATATCCGGGTTTCACGAACCAGCAAGGATGGGCGGAAGATCCAGGTGACTGTCGATTACGACGAAATTGGTCAAGAGGGGAATCTTCAGGCGGACATTGATCTGAAGGATGGCGACATCGTCTATGTTCCGGAACGGATCTTTTAG
- a CDS encoding porin family protein — MKRLCSVCLIAFFSAAAIAQDQAGIEVGRFFLRPQADLTAAYDTRATRTQGGGYEKDFYSELSGGVVFGNLPARYDFSGRARYGVRHYNETSGELGQFYDLSAALGSRGNAMDWGLSGSLSKSLDYGTAYDPDAGVEPDPILTSEENTQYQLRGNVGYNQRLSDKMSLVPAYSLLYYFQEFETTEAAEWVTHEASLQLRRKHSEETVFTLGGYYTVQTREEEAGTIGSVMLGMERDPSPKTSVLAEIGVSHADYDLSGSEQGVVGNLRGTWQLTDKIGVHAYGGTDFVPGFGGDGASMVYRLGYGIGWNVLEKLGAQASALHEYRDAVEGDGADAITRFFANAGMQYAFTDRFNLGVGYRFVSDENEPDQHVVSATAGYAY; from the coding sequence ATGAAACGTCTTTGCTCCGTCTGTTTAATTGCGTTTTTTTCTGCTGCGGCGATTGCCCAGGATCAGGCGGGTATAGAGGTGGGGCGTTTTTTCCTGCGCCCGCAGGCCGATCTGACGGCTGCCTACGATACCCGTGCGACCCGGACGCAGGGGGGGGGCTACGAAAAGGATTTTTATTCCGAGCTCTCGGGCGGAGTGGTTTTTGGCAATCTTCCGGCCCGGTACGATTTTTCCGGTCGTGCCCGTTATGGAGTGCGGCACTACAATGAGACGTCCGGGGAACTAGGGCAGTTCTACGATCTGTCCGCTGCCCTTGGCTCGAGGGGGAACGCTATGGATTGGGGTTTGTCTGGCAGTCTCTCGAAATCCTTGGATTACGGGACGGCCTATGATCCCGACGCAGGGGTGGAGCCGGATCCCATTCTCACCAGCGAGGAAAACACCCAATATCAGCTCCGGGGGAATGTAGGGTATAACCAGCGGCTATCGGACAAGATGTCGCTGGTGCCGGCCTATTCCCTTCTCTACTACTTTCAGGAGTTCGAGACGACCGAGGCGGCCGAGTGGGTGACCCACGAGGCAAGTTTGCAGCTTCGGCGCAAGCATAGCGAGGAAACCGTTTTTACGTTGGGTGGATACTACACCGTGCAGACGCGCGAGGAAGAGGCCGGGACCATCGGCTCGGTCATGTTGGGTATGGAGCGGGATCCATCCCCGAAGACATCGGTGTTGGCGGAAATCGGCGTCTCCCATGCCGATTATGATCTTTCCGGTTCCGAACAGGGGGTTGTCGGAAACCTCAGGGGTACTTGGCAGCTCACCGACAAGATCGGTGTCCATGCCTATGGGGGGACGGACTTTGTCCCTGGTTTTGGAGGTGACGGGGCAAGCATGGTCTATCGTCTTGGGTATGGCATTGGGTGGAACGTGCTTGAAAAGCTCGGTGCACAGGCATCCGCCCTGCACGAATACCGGGATGCCGTCGAAGGGGACGGAGCGGATGCGATAACCAGGTTTTTCGCGAATGCGGGCATGCAATATGCTTTTACCGATAGGTTCAACCTTGGGGTTGGGTATCGATTTGTGAGCGACGAAAACGAGCCCGATCAGCATGTTGTCTCGGCAACGGCGGGGTATGCGTACTGA
- a CDS encoding formylglycine-generating enzyme family protein, producing MNMKKKTLFAMLSVALLSGLSMADDMVFVPIGDAGNSADTTGYGAVGYEFQISQTEVSYHQWQDSGIGGGNSWVGTLGTEAPAASVTWHQAARYCNWLTSGNADNGAYTIGAGDKVTAVTAHNGLAMDALVATHGVVYVLPTEDEWYKAAYYTGSGYSLFANGTSTAPVQGVDSVYGGVANPEEVGFGTAEQSGTFNMMGNVMEWTEDATSDGSPLNLGDASQNMALRGGGFNSYTGIGFGDAELLSKDGRFAYEPYIVRDAASNDTGFRVVAIPEPGTISLMSLSTVGLFLTRTIRRRKRFGSSLMPIRRTPLCDSFVSAQEFQGMDEEDALEDSYFAELSLQLRQSVVDCINSAVSVFRRLDMTFWNRMVVVHERRVERRRMVLATIKKKALHGFDEFLALIMK from the coding sequence ATGAATATGAAGAAAAAAACCTTGTTTGCGATGTTGTCTGTCGCGCTTCTATCTGGATTATCCATGGCCGACGATATGGTGTTTGTGCCGATTGGGGATGCCGGCAACAGTGCGGATACCACGGGCTATGGCGCGGTGGGATACGAGTTCCAGATCAGTCAGACGGAGGTTTCGTATCATCAGTGGCAAGACAGCGGCATCGGTGGAGGAAACTCCTGGGTGGGAACCTTGGGGACTGAAGCTCCGGCCGCAAGTGTGACTTGGCATCAGGCCGCGCGCTACTGCAACTGGTTGACGAGCGGCAATGCCGATAATGGCGCCTACACCATCGGGGCTGGCGACAAGGTTACCGCTGTAACGGCTCACAATGGCTTGGCCATGGATGCGCTGGTGGCAACCCACGGCGTTGTTTATGTGCTTCCCACCGAGGACGAGTGGTACAAGGCGGCCTACTACACCGGCTCGGGCTATTCGCTTTTCGCCAATGGAACTTCCACGGCTCCCGTGCAGGGTGTTGATTCCGTATATGGCGGTGTTGCCAACCCGGAAGAAGTTGGTTTCGGTACTGCCGAGCAAAGCGGCACCTTCAACATGATGGGCAATGTCATGGAGTGGACGGAGGATGCCACCTCCGACGGTTCCCCGTTGAATCTGGGCGATGCGTCCCAGAACATGGCTCTTCGCGGTGGGGGGTTTAATAGCTATACTGGCATCGGGTTTGGCGATGCTGAGCTTCTAAGCAAAGACGGACGTTTTGCATATGAACCCTATATTGTTCGCGATGCAGCCAGCAACGACACCGGTTTCCGTGTGGTGGCCATTCCCGAGCCGGGAACCATCAGCCTCATGAGCCTGAGCACGGTAGGCCTTTTCCTCACCCGTACGATCCGTCGCCGCAAGCGTTTCGGAAGTAGCCTGATGCCGATCCGCCGCACCCCGCTCTGCGACTCCTTTGTGTCGGCGCAAGAGTTCCAGGGAATGGATGAAGAGGATGCCTTGGAGGATAGCTATTTTGCCGAATTGAGTTTGCAACTGCGGCAGTCGGTTGTGGATTGCATCAACTCGGCAGTGAGTGTTTTCCGTCGATTGGATATGACGTTCTGGAATCGCATGGTGGTCGTGCATGAGCGTCGTGTTGAGCGCCGCCGCATGGTACTCGCTACCATAAAGAAGAAAGCGCTTCATGGTTTCGACGAGTTTCTCGCATTGATTATGAAATAG
- a CDS encoding GumC family protein — MDKEGIYQGGTQKVIPRAAQAGKATGGSLFEPMNLLRMVLRRWMTVALLTLFGGLAGVFVAQHATRTYVAKAELEMSVRRPKVINNEAVYDDSTARDEGVIFNTRFKKFKSPAMERLATQEYFKRYPEDEQSKGGTIGKYTLATLIRDVNWYKDPSANIVYVSYLSTNPEFAAKLVNVLSHCAGLLMMQENQTMSDEAVKWLITQLDDQRDELEEVELQLAGIRDELQLGSLEQRKEAQSQALVAVSGEREGLVSTLASRETVYGFVMELNGTDPNLEILPTGLPKEEQLNELIGTWRSAHDELLSVASRYTDIHPEYKAAEDKEARAKNRLEQFIDMSAKAVQNEIDLLGKQLKQVDERIVKIEREILDLEQQIVSGNQKLQRLERKRDAADNAYQSMLRRMEEARLSADENMAFTKIIRNAEVPRIPESPSKKKIVATGIFFGGAAGCALVLLLSIFGDKIESVTDLKSLGLHILGTLPTHKKVDSRSELATIGLRDKFCHMIEIFAGVNALISSNKYAEKTKVLLVNSAMPGEGKTVASCNLAISAAMNGSRTLLIDGDLRRPQLAKVFAIGEDHPSLLEWLVDGDSLMGHRDLVSHGVIENLDVVTSRPIKEINPAELLGRGRLSELLDWARVHYDRIIIDSPPLGAVGDAQVLANLSDAIIIVSRIGKTRRRTLKFVLAKFEEIDALVFGCIANDVPHSISGMFQGAEGYGYTSKYGAYKPYGGE; from the coding sequence ATGGATAAAGAAGGCATATATCAAGGCGGCACCCAGAAGGTGATCCCCCGGGCGGCTCAGGCCGGAAAAGCGACTGGCGGAAGTCTTTTCGAGCCAATGAATCTGTTGCGCATGGTGCTTCGGCGTTGGATGACGGTTGCGCTCCTCACTCTTTTTGGAGGACTTGCCGGTGTCTTTGTGGCACAGCATGCAACGCGCACCTACGTAGCCAAGGCGGAGCTGGAAATGAGTGTCCGTCGGCCAAAGGTCATCAATAATGAAGCGGTGTACGACGACAGTACGGCGCGAGACGAAGGGGTTATTTTCAATACCCGCTTCAAAAAGTTCAAGTCGCCAGCCATGGAGCGGCTCGCAACCCAGGAATACTTCAAGCGCTACCCCGAGGACGAACAGTCTAAAGGTGGAACCATCGGGAAATACACGCTTGCTACCCTCATCCGGGATGTCAACTGGTATAAGGATCCTTCGGCGAACATTGTTTATGTATCCTACCTGAGCACGAATCCGGAATTCGCCGCAAAGTTGGTGAACGTGCTTTCACATTGCGCGGGTTTGTTGATGATGCAGGAAAACCAGACGATGTCCGATGAGGCCGTGAAATGGTTGATCACGCAACTTGACGATCAACGGGATGAGCTCGAAGAAGTTGAGCTCCAGCTAGCCGGCATCCGCGACGAGCTTCAGCTCGGTTCCCTCGAACAGCGAAAGGAAGCGCAAAGCCAGGCACTGGTCGCCGTATCTGGGGAAAGGGAGGGATTGGTCAGTACTCTGGCATCCCGGGAAACCGTATACGGTTTCGTGATGGAATTGAATGGAACCGATCCCAACCTCGAAATCCTTCCCACTGGACTTCCTAAGGAGGAGCAGCTCAACGAGTTGATCGGCACTTGGCGATCCGCCCACGATGAGTTGTTATCCGTGGCAAGCCGCTATACCGATATCCATCCCGAATATAAGGCTGCCGAAGATAAAGAGGCTCGTGCGAAAAACCGGTTGGAGCAATTTATCGACATGTCCGCCAAGGCGGTGCAGAACGAAATCGACTTGCTCGGCAAGCAGCTCAAGCAGGTTGATGAGCGCATCGTCAAGATCGAGCGTGAAATACTCGACCTGGAGCAGCAGATTGTCAGTGGAAACCAGAAACTCCAGCGATTGGAGCGAAAACGCGATGCCGCGGATAACGCCTATCAGTCCATGTTGCGCAGGATGGAGGAGGCGCGCCTGTCCGCTGATGAAAACATGGCATTCACCAAAATCATTCGCAATGCCGAGGTGCCGCGCATTCCCGAAAGCCCCAGCAAGAAAAAAATCGTTGCAACAGGGATCTTTTTCGGGGGAGCCGCCGGGTGTGCACTTGTGCTGTTGCTCTCCATTTTTGGTGACAAGATTGAATCAGTCACCGATCTTAAATCGCTCGGCCTTCATATACTGGGAACTCTTCCGACCCACAAGAAGGTCGATTCCCGTAGCGAACTGGCCACGATCGGCCTGAGGGATAAGTTTTGCCACATGATCGAGATCTTTGCTGGTGTCAATGCACTCATTTCCTCCAACAAATATGCAGAAAAGACCAAGGTGCTTCTTGTGAACAGTGCCATGCCGGGGGAAGGGAAAACCGTTGCCTCGTGCAACCTCGCAATTAGTGCCGCAATGAACGGCTCCCGGACGCTGCTGATCGATGGCGATCTGCGTCGTCCGCAGCTCGCGAAGGTTTTTGCGATTGGAGAGGATCATCCATCATTGCTGGAATGGTTGGTCGATGGCGATAGCTTGATGGGTCATCGTGACCTGGTATCCCATGGCGTAATCGAAAACCTCGATGTGGTAACGAGTCGGCCTATAAAGGAAATCAATCCTGCTGAATTGCTTGGGCGTGGTAGGTTATCCGAATTGCTGGACTGGGCCCGCGTGCATTATGACCGCATCATCATCGATTCACCTCCTCTTGGCGCAGTAGGCGATGCTCAGGTGCTTGCCAATCTTTCTGATGCCATAATCATTGTTTCGCGGATAGGAAAAACACGCCGACGGACGCTCAAGTTTGTCCTGGCAAAGTTTGAGGAAATCGACGCCCTTGTCTTCGGTTGCATTGCCAACGACGTTCCCCATTCGATATCGGGAATGTTCCAAGGGGCCGAGGGCTATGGCTATACCTCAAAGTACGGCGCC